The Prunus dulcis chromosome 5, ALMONDv2, whole genome shotgun sequence genomic sequence GGATTGTGCCtgggtttttttaatctttaacAAACCTGTTTGTTTATGAAAAATTCTGTTTGTACCTGGTTTTTTGTGTTCATGATGGCTGCACCTGCATTTAAACTAAACCACACGAAACTCTTTTCAGATAATTAAACACCCCAGATGAAAGGGGATGTAAAATCCTCCAACTTCTGTCAACTTTCGGTTCGTTGTTAATTTACTTTAGATTTTAATAACAATTGATGCGACAAAATTGGTGTTTATAATTTAAGCAAATTTTCCATtcaagacaaaaaaaaaacatttcttgattttttgtGTAAGCTAGTTGTGCTTGTGGAATGACGTATTTTTTACTGTTGGATGGAAACGTGGAGTTGCAAAAGtacaaaaaagataaaagatattattattttggtagAAAGATAATTCTTTGTTCAACTCTCTcaacacaaataaaataaatcaatataagaacatgtattaaaaattaaatattttcacCTAAccctaaattaaaaattttctcAGAAGCGACTTGGTCAATTCTTAACAAACCcacaatttgaataaaaatatggATATATATACACGCATGCATGTAACGTCGTATGTGTGAGGGTTTGTATTGATAGTATTATCACTAAAACATGACAGCCCAATTTTATCAGTCTCCTGCCTTATTCCAACCGCACAATTAAAATATATGCAGGACGGTTCTGCGAAAAcgttttgtatatattttttaaatgaatttaagcGAATATTTCTACTTGTAACCAAATCTGGTAGGGTTTGTTCCACCGGCATTATTTGTTATATTAGCGaattcaagaacaaaaaagactACATGTCGTAACTCGACCATCACGACGACAatggaaaattaattttcttttcggAGAATATGCTTGTGATGAGGAACATTCAAAcattgctttttatttttattttttctgttttgttaaGAAGCTAGGACCACTCATTGTGCGAAGCACTTTTTTActgatggatggatggatggatggtgGATATGAGACCTAAGAAATCAAAAGAAGCTAACCCTAGTACATGTTTATTGGTCAAAAGCTGCTTGTTTATGCACCAAGAATATTACATGTTTTTGCACTAAACCCTAACCCAATTGACAATGGGGTACGGGAGAAGCTCATAACGTGTTATATTATTATGCAAGGCTTTACTTTTCCGATGTGGGAAAATACTCTCTCTGATCGGATCTACGATACGTATTATATTCAGCTAGGAGCTGAGTTTGTCGGAACCTTCATCCTCATGTTTGCAGCAAGTGCCGGACCAATTGTGAACCAAAAGTACAGCGGCGCAGAGACGCTGATCGGCAATGCGGCATGTGCTGGACTTGGGGTGATGATTGTGATCTTGTCCACAGGCCATATCTCCGGTGCGCATCTAAACCCATCTCTCACCATTGCTTTTGCCGCCTTGCGTCACTTCCCGTGGGTTCAAGTCCCTGCCTACATTGCTGCTCAGGTTTCAGGCTCCATTTGTGCCTCATTTGCTCTCAAAGGAGCTTTCCATCCGTACATGTCGGGTGGCACCACGGTGCCTACTGTGAGCACTGGCCAGGCCTTTGCACTTGAGTTCATCATCACTTTCAATCTCCTGTTTGTTGTCACTGCTGTTGCCACTGATACCCGCGCTGTACGTATATATACATTGAATGCAATTTGATTATTCACATAACATATTCTTAGCATTAATCTATCTTTTCTCATGTGGGGGTGAATTTTT encodes the following:
- the LOC117628766 gene encoding probable aquaporin NIP5-1 isoform X2 gives rise to the protein MWENTLSDRIYDTYYIQLGAEFVGTFILMFAASAGPIVNQKYSGAETLIGNAACAGLGVMIVILSTGHISGAHLNPSLTIAFAALRHFPWVQVPAYIAAQVSGSICASFALKGAFHPYMSGGTTVPTVSTGQAFALEFIITFNLLFVVTAVATDTRALGELAGLAVGATVMLNILIAGPSSGGSMNPVRTLGPAVAAGNYTKLWVYLVAPTLGALAGAGTYTAVKLREDEVDEPVREARSFRR